From the genome of Bacteroidales bacterium, one region includes:
- a CDS encoding helix-hairpin-helix domain-containing protein — translation MKKQLKYFFKISYFLTLLFAFNVSAQEVDTIETGNEDVFQKVESIAEQTDAELDYTELLEDMDYYRNHPINLNKTDEAELKKLFILNDIQINNLLEHIAANGKLISLYELQGISGFDIATINKLLPYVYVSGDVNNRHFSFKEMLDNSSSQFIIRYQKVLEEQQGFSAITDSALSESPNSRYVGSPEKIFAKYRFTYYNNISFGITAEKDAGEEFFKGSQKNGFDFYSAHFFIRDFGFIKALAVGDYQVQYGQGLTLWSGLGFGKSSDAMGIKKNGQGIKPYTSSDENRFMRGIATTIGNKNIELSLFLSNKKIDGNITENDTSTDEVISFSSLQETGLHSTPNELANKDAINELIYGAHISGKIKKINIGATAFKSKYSAMLQREFQLYDQFEFSGNENSNIGIDYSYIFRNMNLFGELSRSENGGKAFMNGCLLSLDKKISLSFLYRNYEKEYQSLYSSAFAENSNLANEKGIFSGFIFKPVHAVSITAYIDNVSFSWLKYRIDEPSKALDYLFQLNWAPSKKTEMYFLYRQKNKNLNSSGEDVLFDNVEPTLKQNYRFNAVYKVNSKVTLKNRVEFLSYKVSDEAPQQGYIIYQDINFKKMKSPFSFSVRYALFDCDTYDSRIYAFENDVLYSYSVPAFYNKGARFYITTHYSVCRNFDIWLRFAQTYYDNKTLISSGLTQIAGNKKSEIKVQLRIKF, via the coding sequence ATGAAAAAGCAATTAAAATATTTTTTCAAGATATCATATTTCCTTACACTGTTGTTCGCATTTAATGTATCGGCGCAAGAAGTTGATACAATTGAAACAGGTAATGAAGATGTTTTTCAAAAAGTAGAAAGCATTGCCGAACAAACAGATGCTGAGCTGGATTATACTGAATTGCTTGAAGATATGGATTATTATCGAAATCATCCGATAAACCTTAATAAAACTGATGAAGCGGAACTAAAAAAACTATTTATTCTGAATGATATTCAAATAAATAATTTGCTTGAACATATTGCTGCAAACGGTAAACTTATTTCGCTTTATGAATTACAGGGCATTTCGGGATTTGATATTGCGACAATCAATAAATTGTTGCCATATGTTTATGTTTCAGGAGATGTAAACAATCGCCATTTTTCTTTTAAGGAAATGCTTGATAATAGCAGCAGTCAGTTTATCATAAGATATCAGAAGGTTCTTGAAGAACAGCAAGGTTTTTCTGCAATCACTGATTCGGCGCTTTCTGAAAGTCCCAATTCGCGCTATGTTGGGAGTCCTGAAAAAATATTTGCTAAATATCGTTTCACTTATTATAACAATATAAGTTTTGGCATTACAGCCGAGAAAGATGCAGGAGAAGAATTTTTTAAAGGCTCACAGAAAAACGGTTTTGATTTTTATTCGGCACATTTTTTTATTCGCGATTTTGGTTTTATTAAAGCATTGGCTGTTGGCGATTACCAGGTGCAATACGGGCAGGGACTCACATTATGGTCGGGACTGGGTTTTGGGAAATCGTCCGATGCAATGGGAATAAAAAAGAACGGGCAAGGCATCAAACCTTATACTTCTTCGGATGAAAACCGTTTTATGCGTGGCATTGCAACAACGATAGGAAATAAAAATATTGAACTGTCATTATTTTTATCAAACAAAAAAATAGATGGAAATATTACTGAAAATGATACTTCAACAGATGAAGTTATAAGTTTTTCGTCATTACAGGAAACGGGTTTGCATTCCACACCCAATGAATTGGCTAATAAAGATGCAATAAATGAATTGATTTACGGCGCGCATATTTCGGGTAAAATAAAAAAAATAAATATTGGCGCTACTGCTTTTAAAAGTAAGTATAGCGCTATGTTGCAACGCGAATTCCAATTGTATGATCAGTTTGAATTTTCCGGAAATGAAAACTCAAATATTGGAATTGATTACAGTTATATTTTCCGAAATATGAATTTATTTGGTGAGCTATCACGAAGTGAGAATGGCGGAAAAGCTTTTATGAATGGATGCTTATTAAGTCTTGACAAAAAAATATCATTATCATTTTTGTACAGAAATTATGAAAAAGAATATCAGTCGTTATATAGTTCCGCATTTGCCGAAAACAGCAATCTGGCAAATGAAAAAGGAATTTTTTCTGGATTTATTTTTAAACCTGTACATGCGGTTTCAATAACAGCATATATTGATAATGTTTCATTTTCCTGGCTCAAGTATAGGATTGATGAACCTTCCAAAGCGCTCGATTATTTGTTTCAATTAAACTGGGCGCCTTCAAAAAAAACAGAAATGTATTTTTTATACAGACAGAAAAATAAAAATTTAAATAGTTCTGGTGAAGATGTATTATTTGATAATGTTGAACCAACGCTAAAACAAAATTATCGCTTTAATGCTGTTTATAAAGTTAATTCAAAGGTAACGCTGAAAAACCGAGTTGAGTTTTTATCATATAAAGTTAGTGATGAAGCGCCGCAGCAAGGTTACATCATTTATCAGGATATAAATTTTAAAAAAATGAAAAGCCCGTTTTCATTTTCTGTGCGCTATGCCCTGTTTGATTGCGATACATACGACAGCCGTATTTATGCTTTTGAAAATGATGTTCTGTATTCGTATTCTGTTCCTGCCTTTTATAATAAAGGTGCCCGCTTTTATATTACCACACATTATTCAGTATGTAGAAATTTTGATATAT
- a CDS encoding LTA synthase family protein, with translation MKNILKSLLKQVCFWFLFFAFSRIIFLVYYHKYLTGIHFSNILSIFIQALHLDLSTICYIMAFPVLILTIQLFYSKNFLNIINLIYNFILIFIFSIITTAELGIYDEWKTKLSAKAIRYLENPGEIYNSASTWVFILLLFILIFQFSVGAFVYKKWVWHQIKNAAGKIYFSFLFIIITFPLLLIGLRGGLQQIPITQSNAYFSKHDILNLTAVNSGWNLIKSLSQNYNSIDKNPFTYFDSDEANKITEEILTTPKDTTVEVLKNKAPNIVLIILEGWSADLVESLGGEKGITPCFHELEKNGILFTHMYSSGTRSEQGMSNIFGGFPSHPLNVITRQPDKFIKLPSLTKTLGSKGYHSLFIFGGQLSYGNMKSYIYFNNFDKIMEEDDFSNSYSRGKLGIHDEFIFPEFLSEINTLHSPFFAAMFTLSSHSPYDMPNFKENIQWPELEKEYVNAAYYSDSCLGDFISKSKKQAWFKNTLFVIVPDHSHSSYRSYEYWNMNYARIPMLFYGNVIKEKYQGSACNKFGSQADIAATLLHQTGISSEKFRWSKNLLNPAINDYAYFSNETGFGWVCPDGDFSYDHFMNKYFEEKLPADKKDSIEKYGKAYLQELYQEFWNY, from the coding sequence GTGAAAAATATTTTAAAATCATTATTAAAACAGGTTTGTTTTTGGTTTTTATTCTTTGCTTTTTCAAGAATAATTTTTCTCGTTTACTATCACAAATACCTTACAGGCATACATTTTTCAAACATCCTTTCGATATTCATTCAGGCACTGCATCTCGACCTGAGCACCATTTGCTATATCATGGCATTTCCTGTTTTGATACTTACCATTCAATTATTTTATTCAAAAAACTTTCTTAATATAATTAACCTCATTTATAATTTTATCCTGATCTTTATTTTTTCAATTATCACAACTGCTGAACTTGGCATATACGATGAATGGAAAACCAAATTAAGCGCTAAAGCAATCCGGTACCTTGAAAATCCGGGTGAAATTTATAACTCCGCATCTACATGGGTATTCATACTATTACTTTTTATTTTGATTTTTCAATTTTCAGTTGGAGCTTTTGTATACAAGAAATGGGTTTGGCATCAAATAAAAAATGCTGCCGGCAAAATATATTTTTCTTTTCTTTTCATTATTATTACTTTCCCCTTATTATTAATAGGGTTGAGAGGCGGATTGCAGCAAATTCCCATTACGCAAAGCAATGCATATTTTTCAAAACATGATATTTTAAATTTAACTGCTGTGAATTCAGGATGGAATTTAATAAAAAGTTTAAGTCAAAACTATAATTCCATTGATAAAAATCCATTTACCTATTTTGATTCTGATGAAGCAAATAAAATTACTGAAGAAATCCTTACAACACCTAAAGACACAACCGTTGAAGTTTTAAAAAATAAAGCGCCAAATATTGTTTTAATAATTCTTGAAGGCTGGTCAGCCGATCTTGTTGAATCATTAGGCGGAGAAAAAGGCATCACACCTTGTTTCCACGAATTAGAAAAAAATGGGATTTTATTTACCCATATGTATTCAAGCGGAACACGCTCGGAACAAGGAATGTCGAATATATTCGGCGGCTTTCCATCGCATCCGCTTAATGTTATAACACGCCAGCCTGATAAATTCATTAAACTGCCAAGCCTTACTAAAACCCTTGGCAGTAAAGGATACCATTCATTATTTATTTTCGGCGGACAACTTTCGTATGGCAACATGAAAAGTTATATTTACTTCAATAATTTTGACAAAATAATGGAAGAAGATGATTTCAGCAATAGTTATTCCCGCGGAAAACTTGGCATACATGATGAGTTTATTTTTCCTGAATTTCTTTCAGAAATAAATACTTTGCACTCCCCATTTTTTGCAGCAATGTTCACATTAAGTTCGCATTCACCTTACGACATGCCTAACTTCAAGGAAAACATTCAATGGCCCGAACTGGAAAAAGAATATGTGAATGCTGCTTATTATTCCGACAGTTGCCTGGGTGATTTTATTTCAAAGTCAAAAAAACAAGCATGGTTTAAAAATACTCTTTTCGTTATAGTCCCCGACCACAGCCACAGTTCATACAGGTCATATGAATACTGGAATATGAATTATGCGCGAATTCCTATGCTCTTTTATGGAAATGTGATCAAAGAAAAATACCAGGGTTCTGCTTGCAATAAATTCGGCTCACAGGCCGATATTGCCGCAACACTGCTGCATCAGACGGGAATATCAAGCGAAAAATTCAGATGGAGTAAAAATCTTTTAAATCCTGCAATCAATGATTACGCCTACTTTTCAAACGAAACAGGTTTCGGGTGGGTTTGTCCTGATGGTGATTTTTCGTACGATCATTTTATGAATAAATATTTTGAAGAAAAACTTCCCGCCGATAAAAAAGATTCCATTGAAAAATACGGAAAAGCATACCTTCAGGAATTGTATCAGGAATTTTGGAATTATTAA
- a CDS encoding S1/P1 nuclease codes for MYKKFILIYSLCLAFSDICFGWGKEAHQIIIEIAKSKIDKPIRDSVDKYLNGMSWEEASIWMDEIKDKNKYDYMSEWHHLHMDKNSIYNSNINKGDNIVNQLKNAISKLKKKYKLSNEDINFYLKILFHLMGDIHQPLHVGYDSDKGGKDVKVKFKGYPDDLHEVWDSDIIRYKKLSFNDYQKTLAGIPNWYLKQIPKVNIVGCMYQTRKLLDDVYNYSHNKLSDAYIDKSYDIIKNQILLAGLRLSIVLNEIFGK; via the coding sequence ATGTATAAAAAATTTATTCTCATATATTCGCTTTGCCTTGCATTTTCGGACATATGCTTCGGATGGGGAAAAGAAGCACATCAGATAATTATTGAAATTGCAAAAAGCAAAATCGATAAACCTATACGCGATTCGGTAGATAAATATCTTAACGGCATGTCGTGGGAAGAAGCCTCTATATGGATGGACGAAATTAAAGATAAAAACAAATACGACTACATGAGCGAGTGGCATCATTTGCACATGGATAAGAATTCTATTTATAACAGCAATATTAATAAAGGCGATAACATTGTCAACCAACTTAAAAATGCAATAAGTAAGCTGAAGAAAAAATATAAACTTTCAAATGAAGATATAAATTTCTATCTAAAAATCTTATTTCATTTAATGGGAGATATCCATCAGCCGCTGCATGTAGGCTATGACTCGGATAAAGGCGGAAAAGATGTGAAGGTAAAATTCAAAGGTTATCCCGATGATTTGCATGAAGTGTGGGACAGCGATATCATCCGTTACAAAAAATTATCGTTTAATGATTATCAGAAAACATTAGCAGGGATACCAAACTGGTATCTGAAACAAATTCCAAAGGTTAATATTGTGGGCTGTATGTATCAAACACGTAAGCTGCTCGATGATGTGTATAATTATTCGCACAATAAATTAAGTGATGCATACATTGATAAAAGCTATGATATTATTAAAAATCAGATTCTGCTTGCCGGATTGCGTTTAAGTATTGTGTTGAATGAAATATTTGGAAAATAA